From one Paeniglutamicibacter psychrophenolicus genomic stretch:
- a CDS encoding response regulator, with the protein MDHAAATGNAPGQATGPEPATDPEPAAPIRVFILDDHELVRRGLRELLEGEGFEVVGTSGTANDARKQIPALRPDVSVLDARLPDGTGIEVCRDVRSIDGSLNCLILTSYDDEQALRGAVLAGAVGYVLKQIAGNDLIRALRRAARGESLFTPGLKARIISGLITHENPDPRMKQLTVQERRVLELVGEGLSNRQIGERMRLAEKTVKNYVSSMLAKLGFESRTQAAVFVTHPLPGPNDGGT; encoded by the coding sequence ATGGACCACGCAGCGGCAACGGGGAACGCCCCGGGGCAGGCCACCGGCCCCGAGCCCGCCACCGACCCGGAACCAGCCGCCCCCATCCGCGTTTTCATCCTCGATGACCACGAGCTGGTCCGCCGCGGCCTGCGCGAGCTGCTGGAGGGCGAGGGCTTCGAGGTGGTGGGCACCTCCGGCACCGCGAACGACGCCCGCAAGCAGATCCCGGCGCTGCGCCCGGATGTCTCGGTGCTCGACGCCCGGCTGCCCGACGGCACCGGGATCGAGGTCTGCCGGGACGTGCGCTCCATCGACGGGTCGCTGAACTGCCTGATCTTGACCAGCTACGACGACGAGCAGGCGCTGCGCGGGGCGGTGCTTGCCGGTGCGGTGGGCTACGTGCTCAAGCAGATCGCCGGCAACGACCTGATCCGTGCGCTGCGCCGTGCGGCCCGCGGGGAATCGCTGTTCACCCCGGGGCTCAAGGCCCGGATCATCTCCGGGCTGATCACCCACGAAAACCCGGACCCGCGCATGAAGCAGCTGACCGTCCAGGAACGCCGCGTGCTGGAACTGGTCGGCGAGGGGCTGAGCAACCGGCAGATCGGCGAGCGCATGCGCCTGGCGGAGAAGACCGTGAAGAACTACGTCTCCTCGATGCTGGCGAAGCTGGGGTTCGAGTCGCGCACGCAGGCGGCGGTGTTCGTGACCCATCCGCTGCCGGGGCCAAACGACGGGGGCACCTAG
- a CDS encoding HD domain-containing protein, producing the protein MTSHAFVQVAEDIARRAHKGQLDKSGVDYITHPARVAAGVATHGGDDAAVAAAWLHDVLEDCDVTEEDLLAAGIPAAVTEAVRAVTKAEGETLEDYCARVRANPIGLLVKRSDIEDNTDPARTAILPEQVRVRLAAKYSRVRDLLGFPQPA; encoded by the coding sequence ATGACCAGCCACGCATTCGTGCAGGTTGCCGAAGACATCGCCCGCCGCGCCCACAAAGGCCAGCTCGACAAGTCCGGAGTCGACTACATCACCCATCCCGCGCGCGTGGCCGCGGGCGTGGCCACCCACGGCGGGGACGACGCCGCAGTGGCCGCGGCCTGGCTGCACGACGTGCTGGAGGACTGCGACGTCACCGAGGAGGACCTGCTGGCAGCGGGAATCCCCGCCGCCGTCACAGAGGCCGTCCGTGCCGTCACCAAGGCCGAGGGCGAAACGCTGGAGGACTACTGCGCACGGGTGCGCGCCAACCCCATCGGCCTGCTGGTCAAGCGCTCCGACATCGAGGACAACACCGACCCGGCCCGCACGGCCATCTTGCCCGAACAGGTCCGTGTCCGCCTGGCCGCGAAGTACTCCCGCGTCCGGGACCTGCTCGGATTCCCGCAGCCCGCCTAG